The following are encoded together in the Candidatus Tectomicrobia bacterium genome:
- a CDS encoding Gfo/Idh/MocA family oxidoreductase, producing MAGKRLGVGIIGSGRIGTLRAGMASAHPSVDFLAVSDKDPLRASVLAESVAAQFSSGDNLEVISRPEVNAVIVSSSEPEHALPVIQALEAGKPVLVEKPIALRLKDADAMVAASKRTGTPLHVGYSIRFQRRYIMTKDQIARGKLGRIVGGTGRLYNTRAHGVQILKRSLDATFVQDALTYLVDLFGWYLEGNRPVEVYAKSHGVVYRDLGYEADEVTWAVVTFADGASVSIGVGYALPPKYPIHGRAIRLEVLGEKGVVLLDEDHKENILYTEEGFPHAYVPGIGLEMVFLTSNASGNAALGGYWGPLGDETRAWLDHLATGKPAPHTTAEQARQTLEITLAIERSAREGKAVMLPLEDED from the coding sequence ATGGCCGGGAAGCGGCTGGGGGTGGGGATCATCGGCTCGGGCCGCATCGGCACATTGCGGGCGGGCATGGCCTCCGCCCATCCCTCGGTGGACTTCCTCGCCGTCTCCGACAAGGACCCTCTCCGGGCCTCGGTGCTGGCCGAGAGCGTGGCGGCCCAGTTCAGCTCGGGCGACAATCTGGAGGTCATCTCCCGCCCCGAGGTGAACGCCGTCATCGTATCGAGCAGCGAGCCCGAGCACGCCCTTCCCGTGATCCAGGCCCTGGAGGCGGGCAAGCCGGTGCTGGTGGAGAAGCCCATCGCCCTGCGCCTGAAGGACGCGGACGCGATGGTCGCCGCCTCGAAGCGCACCGGCACGCCTCTCCACGTGGGCTACAGCATCCGCTTCCAGCGCCGCTACATCATGACGAAGGACCAGATCGCCCGGGGGAAGCTCGGGCGCATCGTGGGCGGCACGGGGCGGCTCTACAATACCCGCGCCCACGGCGTGCAGATCCTCAAGCGCTCCCTCGACGCCACCTTCGTGCAGGACGCGCTCACCTACCTCGTGGACCTCTTCGGCTGGTACCTGGAGGGGAACCGCCCCGTCGAGGTGTACGCCAAGAGCCACGGCGTGGTGTACCGCGACCTGGGCTACGAGGCGGACGAGGTGACCTGGGCCGTCGTGACCTTCGCCGACGGGGCCTCGGTGAGCATCGGGGTGGGCTACGCGCTCCCACCCAAGTACCCCATTCACGGCCGGGCCATCCGCCTGGAGGTACTGGGGGAGAAGGGGGTGGTGCTCCTCGACGAGGACCACAAGGAGAACATCCTCTACACGGAAGAGGGTTTCCCCCATGCCTACGTGCCGGGCATCGGCCTGGAGATGGTCTTCCTGACCAGCAACGCCTCGGGCAACGCCGCCCTGGGAGGCTATTGGGGCCCTCTGGGGGACGAGACGCGCGCTTGGCTCGACCACCTGGCCACAGGCAAGCCCGCCCCCCACACCACCGCCGAGCAGGCCCGGCAGACGCTGGAGATCACCCTCGCCATCGAGCGCTCCGCCCGCGAGGGGAAGGCGGTGATGCTGCCGCTGGAGGATGAGGATTAG
- a CDS encoding Gfo/Idh/MocA family oxidoreductase, with the protein MQGKPIGVAVIGSGRIGTLRAHMAARHPSVRYLAVSDKDPARASSLAESVAANFSTGDNLEAISRPEVDAVIVSTPEHGHVEPILQALKLGKPVFVEKPLALTLEDADEIVAAAEAAGVDLRVGYSRRHDRRWMVAKEQIARGRLGRILGATARVYNTRAQMMQILERSPGATPVLDVLTYYVDMACWFLEGNRPAEVVARGNSHLFKGMGYSAQDVTWAIVTFEDGAVVNLGVCYALPAQYPSHGQSARFEVLGTEGVILLDQDNKDNLLFTDVGVPHAYVPGHTASMVFMQTNSSGDWAQGDFWGPIASETRSWLDHLATGRPCSHTTAREGRRTLAVTLAIEEAARTGEAVRLGD; encoded by the coding sequence GTGCAGGGCAAGCCCATCGGCGTCGCCGTCATCGGCTCGGGCCGCATCGGCACCCTGCGGGCGCACATGGCGGCGCGTCACCCCTCGGTGCGCTACCTGGCCGTTTCGGACAAGGACCCAGCCCGGGCCTCGAGCCTCGCCGAGAGCGTCGCCGCGAACTTCTCCACCGGGGACAATCTTGAAGCCATCTCCCGGCCCGAGGTGGACGCGGTCATCGTCTCCACCCCCGAGCACGGCCACGTCGAGCCTATCCTCCAGGCCTTGAAGCTGGGCAAGCCCGTCTTCGTCGAGAAGCCCCTCGCCCTCACCCTGGAGGACGCGGACGAGATAGTGGCGGCGGCGGAGGCGGCGGGTGTCGATCTCCGTGTCGGCTACTCCCGCCGCCACGACCGCCGCTGGATGGTGGCCAAGGAGCAGATCGCCCGCGGGCGGCTGGGGCGCATCCTGGGGGCGACCGCGCGGGTCTACAACACGCGCGCCCAGATGATGCAGATCCTCGAGCGCTCGCCCGGCGCGACGCCCGTGCTGGACGTGCTGACCTACTACGTGGACATGGCCTGCTGGTTTCTCGAAGGCAACCGGCCGGCCGAGGTGGTGGCGCGTGGCAATTCACACCTGTTCAAGGGGATGGGCTACTCCGCCCAGGACGTCACCTGGGCCATCGTCACCTTCGAGGACGGCGCGGTGGTGAACCTGGGGGTCTGCTATGCGCTCCCCGCGCAGTACCCCTCCCACGGCCAGAGCGCCCGCTTCGAGGTGCTGGGGACGGAGGGCGTCATCCTGCTCGACCAGGACAACAAGGACAACCTTCTCTTCACCGACGTGGGGGTGCCCCACGCCTACGTTCCCGGGCACACGGCCAGCATGGTGTTCATGCAGACCAACTCCTCGGGCGACTGGGCGCAGGGCGACTTCTGGGGCCCCATCGCCAGCGAGACGCGCTCCTGGCTGGACCATCTCGCGACCGGGCGGCCTTGCTCCCACACCACGGCCCGGGAGGGCCGGCGGACGCTCGCGGTCACGCTCGCCATCGAGGAAGCGGCCCGGACGGGCGAGGCGGTGAGGCTCGGGGACTAG
- a CDS encoding zinc-binding dehydrogenase gives MRAVRVHKLGLDHPMRLEEVEDARPAPGELLVRLGAAGVNPSDVATRAGSHVHAGGGLPYVPGLEAAGEVVGLGEGARGFSAGQRVFGRCAGGAYAELVRMDAATAALLPDGWSYEEGAGITLPFRTAWNALFFKANAGPGETVLVQGGAGGVGMAAIQLAKVAGCRVLATVSSDEKAAFCRGLGADETINYRKENVAARCKELTGGRGVEVIVELSGRENLAQDLESVCVGGRIILMAAGRGEGPAPLSVPALMTKDAHIIGITGVNLIPRMPEYVRRLAPLLREGRVKVHVARAFPFSEAEAAHVLLRSGDFLGKIVLVP, from the coding sequence ATGCGAGCGGTGCGCGTGCACAAGCTGGGCCTGGACCACCCGATGCGCCTGGAGGAAGTCGAGGACGCGCGGCCCGCGCCCGGCGAGCTGCTGGTGAGGCTCGGCGCGGCCGGAGTGAACCCCTCCGATGTCGCCACCCGGGCGGGGTCCCACGTCCATGCGGGCGGGGGGCTGCCCTACGTCCCGGGGCTCGAGGCGGCGGGCGAGGTCGTGGGCCTGGGCGAGGGGGCGAGGGGTTTCAGCGCCGGGCAGCGCGTCTTCGGCCGCTGCGCGGGCGGGGCCTACGCGGAGCTGGTGCGGATGGACGCGGCGACGGCCGCCCTGCTGCCGGACGGCTGGAGCTACGAGGAGGGCGCGGGCATCACCCTCCCCTTCCGGACGGCATGGAACGCGCTCTTCTTCAAGGCGAACGCCGGGCCGGGCGAAACCGTACTCGTCCAGGGCGGAGCCGGGGGAGTGGGGATGGCGGCGATCCAGCTCGCCAAGGTCGCCGGCTGCCGAGTGCTCGCCACCGTCAGCAGCGACGAGAAGGCGGCCTTCTGCCGGGGCCTCGGCGCGGACGAGACCATCAACTACCGCAAGGAGAACGTGGCCGCCCGCTGCAAGGAACTGACGGGGGGCCGGGGGGTGGAAGTCATCGTCGAGCTTTCCGGGCGGGAAAACCTGGCCCAGGATCTCGAATCCGTCTGCGTCGGAGGCCGCATCATCCTCATGGCCGCGGGCCGGGGCGAGGGCCCCGCCCCCCTGAGCGTCCCCGCCCTGATGACCAAGGACGCGCACATCATCGGGATTACTGGGGTGAATCTCATTCCGAGAATGCCCGAGTACGTCCGGCGCCTCGCACCGCTCCTGCGCGAGGGCCGGGTGAAGGTCCACGTGGCCCGGGCCTTCCCCTTCTCCGAGGCGGAGGCCGCCCACGTCCTCCTGCGCAGCGGAGATTTCCTGGGAAAGATTGTCCTGGTCCCGTAG
- a CDS encoding DmsE family decaheme c-type cytochrome — MTAQAAATAPAQLVGDKVCIACHKKQVESYYKTLMGKTMTSPANVQKVDCETCHGPASAHVAAGGGKGKGIQVTFRNGAETAETQNAPCLKCHESGDRRYWRGSPHNSRDVSCVSCHRIMEKVSDRFALARKDQNDTCSQCHLVRKAQTFRNSHMATRDGATQCSNCHNPHGTVTEKLLKGNSVNETCYNCHPEKRGPFLWEHDPVRESCVNCHEPHGTLNDNLLKIRRPRLCQSCHVEGRHPSSAGLANTIFTFNAGCVNCHRRIHGSNHPSGNFFLR; from the coding sequence ATGACGGCCCAGGCGGCCGCGACGGCGCCGGCCCAGCTCGTGGGCGACAAGGTGTGCATCGCCTGCCACAAGAAACAGGTCGAGAGCTACTACAAGACGCTGATGGGCAAGACGATGACCTCGCCCGCCAATGTGCAGAAGGTGGATTGCGAGACCTGCCACGGGCCCGCCTCCGCCCACGTCGCGGCCGGCGGCGGGAAGGGGAAAGGAATCCAGGTCACCTTCCGAAACGGGGCGGAAACCGCCGAGACCCAGAACGCGCCCTGTCTCAAGTGCCACGAGAGCGGCGACCGCCGTTACTGGCGGGGAAGCCCTCATAACTCGCGGGACGTGAGCTGCGTCAGCTGCCACAGGATCATGGAGAAGGTTTCGGACCGTTTCGCCCTCGCGAGAAAGGACCAGAACGACACGTGCTCGCAATGCCACCTCGTCCGGAAGGCCCAGACCTTCCGCAACTCGCACATGGCCACGCGGGACGGCGCGACCCAGTGCTCCAACTGCCACAACCCCCACGGGACGGTGACCGAGAAGCTCCTCAAGGGCAACTCCGTCAACGAGACCTGCTACAACTGCCACCCCGAGAAGCGGGGGCCCTTCCTCTGGGAGCACGACCCGGTTCGCGAGAGCTGCGTCAACTGCCACGAGCCCCACGGCACCCTCAACGACAACCTCCTCAAAATCCGGCGGCCCAGGCTGTGCCAGTCGTGCCATGTGGAGGGGCGCCATCCATCCTCCGCGGGCTTGGCCAACACGATCTTCACATTTAACGCGGGTTGCGTGAATTGCCACAGACGGATCCACGGGTCGAACCATCCCTCGGGGAACTTCTTCCTCAGGTAA
- a CDS encoding ABC transporter ATP-binding protein, with product MRNLSKVYETQEQPLLALRDITLDIHSGEFVSFVGPSGCGKSTLLNIVGGLLDRTSGDLWFKGEEQREPRREIGMMFQTPVLFDWRTVVENVLLPIEILGQDKGAFRARAIELLDLTGLKGFEEAYPRQLSGGMQQRVALSRVLVHDPEVLLLDEPFGALDEFTREAMNLELLRIWDATRKTIIFVTHNINEAVFLSDRVVVMTPRPGQIAKVLDVGLPRPRTREAMKLPAYAEKVFEVRELLGVAH from the coding sequence ATGCGGAACCTCAGCAAGGTGTACGAGACGCAGGAGCAGCCCTTGCTCGCGCTCCGGGACATCACACTGGACATCCATTCCGGGGAGTTCGTCTCCTTCGTGGGCCCGAGCGGCTGCGGAAAATCCACCCTCCTCAACATCGTCGGGGGGCTCCTGGACCGCACCTCGGGCGACCTCTGGTTCAAGGGAGAGGAGCAGCGCGAGCCGCGCCGGGAGATCGGAATGATGTTCCAGACCCCGGTGCTCTTCGACTGGCGCACCGTGGTGGAGAACGTCCTGCTGCCCATCGAGATCCTGGGGCAGGACAAGGGGGCGTTCCGCGCGCGGGCCATCGAGCTCCTGGACCTGACCGGGCTCAAGGGCTTCGAGGAGGCCTATCCGCGCCAGCTCTCGGGAGGCATGCAGCAGCGCGTCGCCCTGAGCCGGGTGCTGGTGCACGACCCCGAGGTGCTGCTCCTTGACGAGCCCTTCGGCGCGCTGGATGAGTTCACCCGCGAGGCGATGAACCTGGAGCTGCTGCGCATCTGGGACGCCACCCGGAAGACGATCATCTTCGTCACGCACAACATCAACGAAGCGGTTTTCCTCTCGGACCGGGTGGTGGTGATGACGCCCCGGCCCGGCCAGATCGCCAAGGTGCTGGACGTCGGCCTGCCGCGGCCCCGCACGCGCGAGGCCATGAAGCTCCCTGCATACGCCGAGAAGGTTTTCGAGGTGCGGGAGCTGCTGGGCGTCGCCCACTAG
- a CDS encoding MmgE/PrpD family protein, with translation MSATERMAEFIVHTRLEDIPDPVVASAKRAILDTVGVAVAGASEPVGRKITQYVQEMGAAPEATVLGTGVRTSAPWAALANGTLGHALDFDDSNWLLNGHASVGVLPAVLAQAEARGASGREALEAYIIGFEVSAKLGAAMNMALYDNGWHPTATIGPMGAAAAASRLRGLGVEGTRAALGCAASHASGIRTNFGTMMKPIHAGLAAEAGVRSAAFAAAGITANLNVLEAKRGFGDTFSGQGKHRIPEIVETLGRPFALEKPGNNIKPYPCCMSSHAAVDALRDLLNGANLTASDIERIELELTEPNYLNLSYHQPRTGLEGKFSGEYILSRLVADRELRLSTFTDAAVNDPGIQALMKKVQVRLSDLPWTPGSGRPAVVTVRTRDGRTLQNRRQGSRGNAGSPLTNEELQDKFRDCAGGHLGPEKTAEAIRKLTGLERLPDIRALISLLH, from the coding sequence ATGAGCGCGACCGAGCGGATGGCGGAGTTCATCGTCCACACGCGCCTAGAGGATATCCCCGACCCGGTGGTGGCCTCGGCGAAGCGCGCGATCCTCGACACCGTCGGGGTGGCCGTGGCGGGGGCCTCGGAGCCGGTGGGCCGGAAGATCACCCAGTACGTGCAGGAGATGGGGGCCGCCCCCGAGGCCACTGTGCTGGGAACGGGAGTGAGGACGTCCGCCCCCTGGGCCGCCCTGGCCAACGGCACGCTGGGCCACGCCCTCGACTTCGACGATTCGAACTGGCTCCTCAACGGCCACGCCAGCGTGGGGGTCCTGCCCGCCGTCCTGGCCCAGGCGGAGGCGCGGGGCGCGTCCGGGCGGGAGGCGCTCGAGGCCTACATCATCGGCTTCGAGGTTTCCGCCAAGCTCGGGGCCGCCATGAACATGGCCCTCTACGACAACGGCTGGCATCCGACCGCCACCATCGGCCCCATGGGGGCCGCGGCCGCCGCCTCCCGCCTGCGCGGGCTGGGGGTGGAAGGCACGCGCGCCGCCCTGGGCTGCGCCGCCTCCCATGCCTCGGGCATCCGGACCAACTTCGGGACCATGATGAAGCCCATCCACGCCGGGCTCGCGGCCGAGGCCGGCGTCCGCTCGGCGGCCTTCGCGGCGGCGGGGATCACCGCGAACCTCAACGTGCTCGAAGCCAAGAGAGGCTTCGGCGACACCTTCAGCGGCCAGGGCAAGCACCGCATCCCCGAGATCGTGGAGACGCTGGGGCGCCCCTTCGCCCTGGAGAAGCCCGGGAACAACATCAAGCCCTACCCCTGCTGCATGTCCTCCCACGCCGCCGTGGACGCCCTGCGCGATCTGCTGAACGGCGCCAATCTCACCGCCTCCGACATCGAGCGGATCGAGCTGGAGCTCACCGAGCCCAACTACCTGAACCTCAGCTACCACCAGCCCAGGACCGGCCTCGAGGGAAAGTTCTCGGGGGAGTACATCCTCTCCCGGCTGGTGGCGGACAGAGAGCTCCGGCTCAGCACCTTCACCGACGCCGCCGTGAACGACCCCGGCATCCAGGCCCTGATGAAGAAGGTGCAGGTGCGCCTCTCCGACCTCCCGTGGACTCCCGGCTCGGGCCGCCCGGCCGTGGTGACCGTCCGCACCCGGGACGGCCGCACCCTGCAGAACCGCCGGCAGGGCTCGCGCGGGAACGCGGGCTCGCCGCTGACGAACGAGGAGCTCCAGGACAAGTTCCGCGACTGCGCCGGCGGGCATCTCGGGCCGGAGAAGACGGCCGAGGCCATCCGGAAGCTGACCGGGCTGGAGCGCCTTCCGGACATCCGGGCCTTGATCTCCCTGCTGCATTGA
- a CDS encoding ABC transporter permease, with amino-acid sequence MAHPVSHAGRREAGPAPLAAGAKPAGGRARHTHVYLAIGLGVGFLLLWEFLSQRAIIEPVLFPPPTKIAAGWWMLVTSDFFAKHFWITMMEIALGFLLGAGIGLLLGILLATVPAVRLTLYPYIIAFQALPKVVLAPLFIIWFGFGPASKIATALAICFFPVMINTVVGLQLVEENALKLMRSLRASRWQVFAKLRFPNALPHIFAGLKTSLTFAMIGAIVAEFLIAADNGLGRLVQIYQLQIQVHLMIAVVVIVSVLGILGVTLMDMLDRRIVFWRER; translated from the coding sequence ATGGCCCATCCCGTCTCCCACGCCGGCCGCCGCGAGGCGGGCCCTGCTCCCCTGGCGGCGGGCGCCAAGCCCGCCGGCGGACGGGCGCGGCACACGCACGTCTATCTGGCCATCGGCCTGGGGGTGGGCTTCCTCCTGCTGTGGGAGTTCCTCTCCCAGCGGGCCATCATCGAGCCCGTCCTCTTCCCGCCGCCCACGAAGATCGCCGCGGGCTGGTGGATGCTGGTGACGTCGGATTTCTTCGCCAAGCACTTCTGGATCACGATGATGGAGATCGCGCTCGGCTTCCTGCTCGGGGCGGGGATCGGCCTCCTGCTGGGAATCCTGCTGGCGACCGTCCCGGCCGTCCGCCTGACGCTCTACCCCTACATCATCGCGTTCCAGGCGCTGCCCAAGGTGGTGCTGGCGCCGCTCTTCATCATCTGGTTCGGCTTCGGGCCGGCATCCAAGATCGCCACCGCCCTGGCCATCTGCTTCTTCCCGGTCATGATCAACACGGTGGTGGGGCTCCAGCTCGTGGAGGAGAACGCCCTCAAGCTCATGCGCTCGCTGCGGGCCTCGCGCTGGCAGGTGTTCGCCAAGCTTCGCTTCCCGAACGCCCTACCCCACATCTTCGCCGGCCTCAAGACCTCGCTCACCTTCGCCATGATCGGGGCCATCGTGGCCGAGTTCCTCATCGCGGCGGACAACGGCCTGGGGCGGCTCGTGCAGATATACCAGCTCCAGATCCAAGTGCATCTGATGATCGCGGTGGTGGTCATCGTCTCGGTGCTGGGGATACTGGGAGTGACGCTCATGGACATGCTGGATCGGCGGATCGTCTTCTGGCGGGAGCGGTGA
- a CDS encoding ABC transporter substrate-binding protein, translating into MKVRSTCCRRLGISVLALLFLAAFALPASAAAPKYKLLWLFPISPPGGTFYAFSVAKELGFWEQEGLEVSWKGTGGSGAAVQLLIAGHADAGIPSMPATLNAVGRGQKLHGFYQYSTGSLFFLKVPANSPVKSVKDLKGKNIGISEPGGGEVPMVKAALQGAGLNPDKDVRLIPIGEGSPATFEAIKSGRVAAYASNFQDNLAVELAGIPLRDITPAEFHAFPAQMMIASPDALKKHRQALIILARGVAKASLWCQSKPDQCEKLQSNVSKEEWATPKVAKPLLTRAMQITKLQPGKRIGEPVRANLENYLAFLTKSNPKFKAPKADEFLKTDMLDEINKFDRDAVLKINYNK; encoded by the coding sequence ATGAAAGTACGGTCCACTTGCTGCCGTAGACTGGGCATCTCGGTCCTGGCTCTCCTGTTCCTGGCGGCCTTTGCGCTTCCAGCCTCCGCCGCCGCTCCCAAATACAAACTGCTGTGGCTCTTCCCCATCAGCCCTCCGGGCGGGACGTTCTACGCCTTCTCCGTGGCGAAGGAGCTGGGCTTCTGGGAGCAGGAAGGACTTGAAGTGAGCTGGAAGGGCACCGGTGGCAGCGGCGCCGCCGTCCAGCTCCTGATCGCAGGGCACGCCGACGCGGGCATCCCCTCGATGCCTGCCACCCTGAACGCGGTAGGCCGGGGGCAAAAGCTGCACGGCTTCTACCAGTACAGCACGGGCTCCCTCTTCTTCCTCAAGGTCCCGGCGAACAGCCCGGTGAAGTCCGTGAAGGACCTCAAGGGCAAGAACATCGGCATCTCCGAGCCGGGCGGGGGTGAGGTGCCGATGGTCAAGGCGGCGCTCCAGGGCGCTGGCCTCAACCCCGACAAGGACGTGCGCCTGATCCCCATCGGCGAGGGCTCGCCCGCCACCTTCGAGGCCATCAAGTCGGGCCGGGTGGCCGCATACGCCTCCAACTTCCAGGACAACCTCGCCGTCGAGCTCGCCGGCATCCCGCTGCGCGACATCACCCCGGCCGAATTCCACGCCTTCCCGGCCCAGATGATGATCGCCTCTCCGGACGCCCTCAAGAAGCACCGGCAGGCGCTGATCATCCTCGCCCGCGGCGTGGCCAAGGCGAGCCTGTGGTGCCAGTCCAAGCCGGACCAGTGCGAGAAGCTACAGAGCAACGTCTCCAAGGAAGAATGGGCGACGCCCAAGGTCGCCAAGCCCTTGCTGACGCGCGCCATGCAGATCACGAAGCTGCAGCCGGGCAAGCGCATCGGCGAGCCCGTCCGCGCCAATCTGGAGAACTACCTGGCCTTCCTGACGAAATCCAATCCCAAGTTCAAGGCGCCGAAGGCGGATGAATTCCTGAAGACCGACATGCTGGACGAGATCAACAAGTTCGACCGGGACGCCGTCCTGAAGATCAACTACAACAAGTAA
- a CDS encoding MtrB/PioB family decaheme-associated outer membrane protein, with protein sequence MMPRVAWNTRIIGLLAAAALTLASPADAQPADAQAFKIGNYTLSGEIEGGARQIYGERRSGRYNEFRDIPQGLFLTDVKLDIDRPGFYYELRALDLLENDQSLRFSLGSPGLYRLDLEWHELQHIFKNQAITPYSGVGGNALTIDPATRALIQGSGAANWVANVNSLFRGGHREVVGFDRDWGEVKFKHQLGPDWNVRANYKNERWDGTKPESFLFGSSPGGRPVIEIPVPIDWRHDQVRLALEWARAGNSLELAYEASLFENRHSSLVFDNPFRSTDAAGTVGAGANAVSGSTRARVALEPDNQAHYISISGAVNLPAQTRLMGTASYGWFLQDDDFVPHTINTALTSPTLALPRRSLDGEINPTLINLVLTNRAIHNLTLTGRYRYYDLENNSKRITFPGHTVGDTSQVTNEAEETRLLGYTRQNAGLSASYRLSRDLKLHGGYEWRKTDYNEFHAEENQEDRVKVALDWKANNWLMIRPSYIYSDRSVSGYIAQNIPQQAERRLFNLAERERHEGKLMARITPSEKISITIEGGVGTEDYGAKYGVDEGHFWNAAVELVVTPVNWVNFFAAYTHEQVYGKIRSVQNSGSGTPFVDRFLDIDAWTMKFTDDYDVVRVGVEFLLWEDKTKERKLTSRTELTYAYSVGETRNSKDDPASTVVVTENWPDIKSRLWMISTRLDYHLTKNFSVGAGYAYERFEMVDFTQRWVDVVVDPGISTRLYTLGDRFDNYEAHTVAAFVRWRF encoded by the coding sequence ATGATGCCGAGGGTGGCATGGAATACAAGGATAATCGGGCTGCTCGCGGCCGCAGCCCTGACGTTAGCCTCGCCGGCGGACGCCCAACCGGCCGACGCCCAAGCGTTCAAGATCGGCAATTACACCTTGTCGGGCGAAATCGAAGGCGGCGCGCGCCAAATCTACGGCGAGCGCCGGAGCGGCCGCTACAATGAGTTTCGGGACATCCCGCAGGGCTTGTTCCTGACGGACGTGAAGCTGGACATCGACCGGCCCGGCTTCTACTACGAACTTCGGGCCCTGGATCTCCTGGAGAACGACCAGTCCCTTCGCTTCTCGCTTGGCTCCCCCGGCCTGTACCGGCTGGACCTGGAGTGGCATGAGCTCCAGCACATATTCAAGAACCAGGCCATCACCCCCTACTCCGGCGTGGGGGGCAACGCCCTCACGATCGATCCCGCCACCCGGGCCTTGATCCAGGGAAGCGGCGCGGCCAACTGGGTCGCCAACGTCAACAGCCTCTTCCGTGGAGGACACAGGGAGGTCGTCGGCTTCGACCGCGACTGGGGCGAGGTGAAGTTCAAGCACCAGCTGGGGCCGGACTGGAACGTGCGGGCCAACTACAAGAACGAGCGCTGGGACGGCACCAAGCCCGAAAGCTTCTTGTTCGGGAGCAGCCCCGGCGGTAGGCCGGTCATCGAAATCCCGGTGCCCATCGACTGGCGCCACGACCAGGTCCGGCTCGCCCTCGAGTGGGCCCGGGCGGGCAACTCCCTCGAGCTGGCCTACGAGGCATCCCTTTTCGAGAACCGCCACAGCAGCCTGGTATTCGACAACCCCTTCCGCTCGACGGACGCGGCCGGCACCGTGGGCGCGGGGGCCAACGCCGTCAGCGGATCGACCCGGGCGCGGGTCGCGCTGGAGCCGGACAACCAAGCCCACTACATCTCCATCTCGGGCGCGGTGAACCTGCCGGCCCAGACACGGCTCATGGGAACCGCCTCCTATGGCTGGTTCCTCCAGGACGATGACTTCGTCCCTCACACCATCAACACCGCCCTCACCAGCCCGACCCTCGCCCTGCCCCGCCGGAGCCTGGACGGCGAGATCAATCCGACCCTCATCAACCTTGTCCTCACGAACCGGGCCATTCACAACCTCACCCTCACGGGCCGCTACCGCTACTACGACCTGGAGAACAACTCCAAGCGCATCACATTCCCGGGCCATACCGTCGGCGACACGTCCCAGGTGACCAATGAGGCGGAGGAAACCCGACTTCTCGGATACACCCGCCAGAATGCGGGCCTCAGCGCGAGCTACCGCCTAAGCAGGGATCTCAAGCTCCACGGCGGCTATGAATGGAGGAAAACGGACTACAACGAGTTCCACGCCGAGGAGAACCAGGAAGACCGGGTCAAGGTCGCCCTCGACTGGAAGGCCAACAACTGGCTCATGATCCGGCCCAGCTACATCTACTCCGACCGGAGCGTCTCGGGCTACATCGCCCAGAACATTCCCCAGCAAGCGGAGAGGCGGCTGTTCAACCTCGCCGAGCGCGAGCGCCACGAAGGCAAGTTGATGGCGCGCATCACCCCCAGCGAGAAGATTTCCATCACCATCGAGGGCGGCGTCGGGACCGAGGACTACGGCGCCAAGTACGGCGTGGACGAAGGCCACTTCTGGAATGCCGCCGTCGAACTGGTGGTGACCCCGGTCAATTGGGTCAATTTCTTCGCCGCCTACACGCACGAGCAGGTCTACGGCAAGATTCGTTCGGTGCAGAACTCAGGCTCGGGCACCCCCTTCGTGGACCGGTTCCTCGACATCGACGCCTGGACGATGAAGTTCACCGACGACTACGACGTCGTCCGCGTAGGGGTCGAGTTCCTCCTCTGGGAGGACAAGACGAAGGAGAGGAAGCTCACCTCCCGCACCGAGCTGACCTACGCCTATAGTGTGGGCGAAACCCGGAACTCCAAGGACGACCCGGCCTCGACCGTCGTCGTCACCGAGAACTGGCCCGACATCAAGAGCCGGCTGTGGATGATCTCCACCCGGCTGGACTACCACCTGACCAAGAATTTCTCGGTCGGGGCGGGTTACGCCTACGAGCGCTTCGAGATGGTGGACTTCACCCAGCGCTGGGTGGACGTGGTGGTCGATCCGGGCATCAGCACGCGCCTCTACACCCTCGGCGATCGGTTCGACAACTACGAGGCCCACACCGTGGCGGCCTTCGTCCGCTGGAGATTCTAG